The following proteins come from a genomic window of Mycolicibacterium rufum:
- a CDS encoding MaoC/PaaZ C-terminal domain-containing protein gives MNDSTVRSMVRVPVRFEDIAVGDTLTPVSIEISYKRICMNAASTWDWFPGHHDPDYARSQGQRTIYLSTLFFHGFIDRGLNEWAGPDALIRRRRISMIRSIYPGQTATLSGKVVAKRDDGGRRLVDLELLVSSEDGPCVPSEATVELADPFVEVPG, from the coding sequence ATGAACGACTCCACCGTGCGCAGCATGGTCCGCGTCCCCGTGCGGTTCGAGGACATCGCCGTCGGCGACACCCTGACGCCCGTCTCAATCGAGATCAGCTACAAGCGCATCTGCATGAACGCGGCTTCGACATGGGACTGGTTCCCCGGTCACCACGACCCCGACTACGCGCGCAGCCAGGGCCAGCGCACGATCTACCTGTCAACCCTCTTCTTCCATGGCTTCATCGACCGCGGCCTCAACGAATGGGCCGGACCCGACGCGCTCATCCGGCGCCGCAGAATCTCAATGATCCGGTCGATCTATCCGGGCCAGACCGCAACCCTGAGCGGCAAGGTCGTGGCCAAACGCGACGATGGCGGACGGCGCCTCGTCGACCTCGAGTTGCTCGTCTCGAGCGAAGATGGTCCGTGCGTGCCGAGTGAAGCCACCGTTGAGCTGGCCGACCCGTTTGTCGAGGTGCCGGGGTGA
- a CDS encoding FAS1-like dehydratase domain-containing protein: MTFGTFDEGRAWVGHRSEPRHAWFPIDRSMVLYYCSLVEDANPRYWEGEDCPPGLLMSLGFAPQWVPGYLARADMMFALSVPLPGHHIINASTTTEFERRPRVGDHVSIVEEIASISEPKTTRVGTGVFITTVSTFSDQHGEVIGRNTNVLFRYDTADSEGAS; the protein is encoded by the coding sequence ATGACGTTCGGGACCTTCGACGAAGGCCGGGCGTGGGTCGGTCATCGCTCCGAACCGCGGCATGCGTGGTTCCCGATCGACCGCTCGATGGTGTTGTACTACTGCTCGCTCGTCGAGGACGCGAACCCCCGTTACTGGGAGGGTGAGGACTGCCCGCCCGGGCTGCTGATGAGCCTCGGCTTCGCGCCGCAGTGGGTGCCCGGGTACCTAGCGCGTGCCGACATGATGTTCGCGCTCAGCGTCCCGTTGCCGGGCCACCACATCATCAACGCCTCGACGACGACGGAGTTCGAACGCCGGCCCCGGGTAGGCGATCACGTGTCGATCGTGGAGGAGATCGCCTCGATCTCCGAGCCCAAGACGACGCGCGTGGGCACCGGTGTGTTCATCACCACGGTGAGCACCTTCTCCGACCAGCACGGTGAGGTCATCGGCCGCAACACCAACGTGCTCTTCCGATACGACACCGCCGATAGTGAAGGCGCATCATGA
- a CDS encoding TIGR03084 family metal-binding protein, which yields MAVTMQSVIADIEAETAALRELIAPLPEGPRGWDAPTPAVGWAIRDQISHLAFFDDVAVRSATDPDGFSSDYLPMMADGSISPDVIAERYRQMPAADLLAWFDTSRAALVAAFADIAPATRLPWFGPPMSAVSSLTARLMETWAHGQDIVDALGATREATARLRHVAHIGVGARAFSYLANGLDLPADPVRVELTAPDGSVWTWGPAEGANRVSGPALDFCLLVTQRRHRDDTALVADGPLADQWLAIAQAFAGPPGGGRVAGQFAGGQR from the coding sequence ATGGCGGTGACCATGCAGTCGGTAATCGCCGACATCGAAGCCGAAACGGCCGCGTTGCGCGAACTCATCGCACCGCTGCCCGAAGGTCCGCGCGGCTGGGACGCGCCGACTCCGGCCGTGGGCTGGGCGATCCGCGACCAGATCAGCCATCTGGCGTTCTTCGACGACGTGGCGGTGCGCTCGGCCACCGACCCCGACGGTTTCAGCAGCGACTACCTGCCGATGATGGCCGACGGAAGCATCTCACCCGACGTCATCGCTGAGCGCTACCGTCAAATGCCGGCTGCCGACCTGCTCGCGTGGTTCGACACGTCGCGTGCAGCCCTCGTTGCGGCGTTCGCGGACATTGCCCCGGCGACCCGCCTGCCGTGGTTCGGGCCGCCGATGAGCGCGGTCTCGTCGCTGACAGCGCGACTCATGGAGACCTGGGCGCACGGCCAGGACATCGTCGACGCGCTCGGCGCGACCCGCGAGGCCACGGCACGGCTGCGGCACGTGGCCCACATCGGGGTGGGTGCGCGCGCTTTCAGCTACCTGGCCAACGGTCTGGACCTCCCCGCGGACCCGGTACGCGTCGAGCTGACCGCTCCGGACGGCAGCGTCTGGACGTGGGGGCCAGCCGAAGGAGCCAACCGCGTGAGCGGGCCGGCGCTGGACTTTTGCCTGTTGGTGACCCAACGCCGCCACCGCGACGACACCGCTTTGGTCGCCGACGGACCGCTGGCCGACCAGTGGCTCGCGATCGCCCAGGCCTTCGCGGGGCCCCCTGGCGGCGGGCGCGTGGCGGGCCAGTTCGCAGGGGGTCAGCGGTGA
- a CDS encoding enoyl-CoA hydratase/isomerase family protein — MAEQPVRYEVVDSVAWLTINRPEARNALNNAVRTGLFDAVRRFNDDDAAKVLVLTGVGDKAFCAGGDLKEMAQNALKVPPKDFAPQFGRNIDVAKPTIAAVNGVAFAGGFLLAQQCDLVVAAEHATFAVSEVKVGRGSPWAAPLSWLVPPRVAMQILLTGDPITAERAHQVGLVNEVVPADQLRERTRQLALSIAANAPLSVLASKRTVYLSAQHHLAAAYDLADEIWEPVYLSDDAQEGPTAFREKRAPQWKGR, encoded by the coding sequence GTGGCCGAGCAACCGGTTCGCTACGAGGTCGTCGACAGCGTGGCCTGGCTGACGATCAACCGGCCCGAGGCGCGCAACGCGCTGAACAACGCTGTGCGCACGGGGCTTTTCGACGCGGTACGCCGCTTCAATGACGACGACGCGGCGAAGGTGCTCGTCCTCACCGGCGTGGGCGATAAGGCGTTCTGCGCCGGCGGGGACTTGAAGGAGATGGCGCAGAACGCGCTCAAGGTGCCCCCGAAGGACTTCGCTCCGCAGTTCGGCCGCAACATCGATGTCGCGAAGCCGACGATCGCGGCCGTCAACGGTGTCGCGTTCGCCGGGGGCTTCCTGCTCGCGCAGCAGTGCGACCTGGTCGTGGCTGCCGAACACGCGACCTTCGCCGTCAGCGAGGTCAAAGTCGGCCGCGGGTCGCCGTGGGCGGCACCGCTATCGTGGCTGGTCCCCCCACGCGTTGCCATGCAGATCCTGCTGACCGGCGACCCGATCACCGCCGAGCGCGCCCACCAGGTCGGCTTAGTCAATGAGGTGGTGCCGGCCGATCAGTTGCGCGAGCGTACCCGGCAGTTGGCGCTCAGCATCGCCGCGAACGCACCGCTATCGGTGCTTGCGTCCAAGCGCACCGTGTACCTCTCGGCACAGCACCACCTCGCCGCCGCCTACGACCTGGCCGACGAGATATGGGAGCCGGTCTATCTGAGCGACGACGCGCAGGAAGGCCCGACGGCGTTCCGCGAGAAGCGCGCACCACAGTGGAAGGGACGCTGA